In Armatimonadota bacterium, the following proteins share a genomic window:
- the gap gene encoding type I glyceraldehyde-3-phosphate dehydrogenase, producing the protein MATRIGINGFGRIGRLSLRTLIERCKGEFDVVAVNDLTDTKTNAHLFKYDTTYGPFKGTVEHDDDSLTVNGDRIQVFKQTEPGMIPWDEVGAEIVIESTGRFTDANLAKAHLTRGVSKVIISAPAKNEDVTLVLGVNDGMYDPAKHHVISNASCTTNGLAPVAKVLHEKFGIDKGLLTTVHAYTNSQKTVDTAAKDLRDARAAAENIVPSSTGAAKAVGLVIPELKGKFTGMAFRVPTRTVSVVDFTAVLNREVTPAEVNAAMKEYAEGPMKGILQYSEEELVSSDLVGSAYSSIFSSVDTITLGNLAKVVAWYDNEWGYSCRIADLAHMLVAKGLKVPAGV; encoded by the coding sequence ATGGCAACAAGAATCGGCATCAACGGGTTTGGACGCATCGGAAGACTTTCGCTTCGAACCCTCATTGAGCGCTGCAAAGGCGAATTCGATGTGGTCGCCGTCAACGACCTCACCGACACCAAGACCAACGCCCATCTTTTCAAATACGACACCACCTATGGCCCCTTTAAGGGGACCGTCGAGCACGACGATGACAGCCTGACCGTCAACGGCGATCGCATCCAGGTCTTCAAGCAGACCGAGCCTGGAATGATCCCGTGGGACGAGGTCGGCGCCGAGATCGTCATCGAGAGCACCGGACGCTTCACCGACGCCAACCTGGCCAAGGCGCATCTGACTCGCGGCGTCAGCAAGGTCATCATCTCGGCCCCCGCCAAGAATGAGGACGTCACCCTCGTGCTCGGCGTGAACGACGGCATGTACGACCCTGCGAAGCACCACGTCATCTCGAACGCGAGCTGCACCACCAACGGCCTCGCCCCTGTCGCCAAGGTGCTGCACGAGAAGTTCGGCATCGACAAAGGCCTTCTGACCACCGTCCACGCCTACACCAACAGCCAGAAGACCGTGGACACCGCGGCCAAGGACCTACGCGACGCGCGCGCCGCCGCCGAGAATATCGTTCCCAGCAGCACAGGCGCGGCGAAGGCCGTGGGTCTGGTCATCCCGGAGCTCAAGGGCAAGTTCACCGGCATGGCGTTCCGTGTGCCGACCCGTACGGTCAGCGTCGTGGACTTCACCGCCGTGCTTAACCGCGAGGTGACTCCGGCAGAGGTTAACGCGGCCATGAAGGAGTACGCCGAGGGACCCATGAAAGGCATCCTGCAGTATTCGGAAGAGGAACTGGTCTCCAGCGACCTGGTGGGAAGCGCCTACTCTTCCATCTTCAGCTCGGTGGACACGATCACCTTGGGCAACCTCGCCAAGGTCGTAGCCTGGTACGACAATGAGTGGGGCTATAGCTGCCGCATCGCGGACCTCGCCCACATGCTCGTCGCCAAAGGCCTCAAGGTCCCGGCGGGAGTCTGA
- a CDS encoding MFS transporter has translation MNMAGVSPGEAPKSRSLLLRRPVLRLLLMALLAEMGYAMLNISTMPVYLRNDRNFGTGVIGLVLVAFLLSEAIFKSPMGAIADRFGRKRLIILGPSLSVLTALLTVLVPHHAGAAETMCFLVLRVLDGLGAAMLWPAAFALMGDMVEDSERQQAMSLLNTCYLAGVGLALPFGGWANDLVGPYLPEVFRHSPGLFLSAVLFAAVAASGFRAAPEESRAHKALEGHGEGGFAGLLDSLKQMPEFMLLAVVTFAGIGFPMAIIKIFALEQFQMSESQFGTLVLPAVGSMALLSVPMAKLGERIGKARAVHVGMFLCFLGLAVVYASIIFVDPWNKWVFALGGLPVGFGFLLAIPAWMASVSDINPKRRAASLGAVMTAQGFGAIIGAPIGAWLYETLQPVGAKTVFGEALGRYSPFAGCAALVFLGWLLSLRILHDKPITPQTKTDEPGDVPGEASEHGIEAPSESNEVGALSEPDGGPESSGSDAHEPEQGVSER, from the coding sequence ATGAACATGGCAGGAGTCTCGCCAGGCGAAGCACCCAAGAGCCGATCCCTTCTGTTGCGGCGTCCGGTGCTCCGGCTGCTGCTCATGGCGTTACTGGCCGAAATGGGCTACGCCATGCTCAACATCTCGACGATGCCGGTCTACCTGCGCAACGACCGGAACTTCGGCACCGGCGTCATCGGCCTGGTTCTGGTGGCCTTTCTGCTCAGCGAAGCCATCTTCAAGAGCCCAATGGGCGCGATTGCCGACCGCTTCGGGCGTAAGCGCCTGATCATTCTCGGCCCTTCGCTCAGCGTGCTCACCGCGCTGCTCACCGTCCTGGTCCCTCACCATGCGGGTGCGGCCGAAACGATGTGCTTTCTGGTGCTGCGGGTACTCGATGGCCTCGGCGCCGCGATGCTCTGGCCGGCGGCGTTTGCCCTCATGGGCGACATGGTCGAGGACAGCGAGCGCCAGCAGGCCATGTCGCTTCTGAATACCTGCTATCTGGCGGGGGTCGGGCTGGCGCTGCCGTTCGGCGGATGGGCCAACGATCTCGTCGGGCCCTATCTTCCCGAGGTCTTTCGGCATTCTCCGGGCCTGTTCCTTTCTGCCGTGCTCTTTGCAGCGGTCGCCGCCAGCGGTTTTCGCGCCGCGCCGGAAGAGTCCAGAGCCCACAAGGCGCTTGAGGGCCACGGTGAGGGAGGCTTTGCGGGATTACTCGATTCGCTCAAGCAGATGCCTGAGTTCATGCTTCTGGCGGTCGTCACCTTCGCCGGGATCGGCTTCCCCATGGCGATCATCAAGATCTTCGCGCTCGAGCAGTTCCAGATGTCGGAGAGCCAGTTTGGTACGCTGGTGCTTCCTGCGGTGGGCTCGATGGCTCTCCTGAGCGTGCCGATGGCGAAGCTTGGGGAACGGATCGGCAAGGCGCGCGCGGTGCACGTGGGCATGTTCCTGTGCTTCTTGGGGCTTGCCGTCGTCTACGCGAGCATCATTTTCGTCGATCCTTGGAACAAGTGGGTCTTTGCGCTAGGCGGCCTGCCGGTCGGTTTTGGGTTCCTCTTGGCCATCCCCGCCTGGATGGCGAGCGTGAGCGACATCAACCCCAAGCGCCGTGCGGCGTCGCTTGGCGCCGTGATGACCGCCCAGGGCTTTGGCGCGATCATTGGCGCGCCGATCGGGGCCTGGCTCTATGAGACCCTTCAGCCGGTCGGCGCAAAGACGGTATTCGGCGAGGCGCTCGGGCGCTATTCGCCGTTTGCGGGTTGTGCGGCGCTGGTGTTCCTGGGCTGGCTCCTTTCGCTTCGAATCCTGCATGACAAGCCCATCACGCCCCAAACCAAGACGGACGAGCCCGGCGATGTGCCGGGAGAAGCGTCGGAGCACGGCATCGAGGCCCCAAGCGAATCGAATGAAGTGGGGGCCCTTTCGGAGCCCGACGGCGGGCCAGAAAGCTCAGGCTCTGACGCTCACGAACCGGAACAGGGCGTCAGCGAACGATAG
- a CDS encoding zf-HC2 domain-containing protein yields MPVENIECQIAKGQMSRYLAGDSLSPEMAVELRAHIAECPGCAETLQKKREILQTMLSGSGGRIAIEAPASQASPTAPRDSSDEPSSTPPMNRISAMLLERLAKTQAAPHAVARLEDRPRAAQYWKPLIYSGALALVMLGMSFIMRDPTRLFGSRLADDPATPGAATSAAASNPAGSMRPSVKSTEPSAAPGSSPKGDTKPTSSTSAKATKAVTSGTEASRAPQMGTPQTKPGSKPELKPTSSASPAKRTAKAGSRSARRKQAAKPTPSGIRLYDPDGNPIQ; encoded by the coding sequence ATGCCGGTTGAAAACATCGAGTGTCAGATCGCCAAGGGCCAGATGAGCCGCTACTTGGCGGGCGACAGCCTCTCGCCGGAGATGGCGGTGGAGCTTCGCGCCCACATCGCAGAGTGCCCTGGGTGCGCCGAGACCCTCCAGAAGAAGCGCGAGATCCTGCAGACGATGCTCAGCGGCTCGGGCGGCAGAATCGCGATCGAGGCGCCGGCTAGCCAGGCTTCCCCGACAGCCCCTCGAGACAGCTCTGATGAGCCGTCCTCGACGCCGCCCATGAACCGTATCAGCGCGATGCTGCTGGAAAGGCTCGCGAAAACCCAAGCGGCCCCACATGCCGTCGCGAGACTGGAAGACCGCCCAAGAGCCGCGCAGTACTGGAAGCCCCTGATCTACTCCGGTGCGCTCGCGCTGGTGATGCTCGGAATGTCGTTCATCATGCGCGATCCCACCCGGCTGTTCGGTTCGCGGCTCGCAGACGACCCTGCCACTCCAGGAGCGGCCACGTCTGCGGCAGCATCCAACCCGGCCGGATCTATGCGGCCCTCTGTCAAATCCACAGAACCGAGCGCCGCACCTGGCTCGAGCCCCAAAGGCGACACGAAACCGACTTCCTCGACTTCAGCAAAGGCCACGAAGGCCGTCACATCAGGCACGGAGGCTAGCCGGGCTCCCCAAATGGGCACCCCGCAAACCAAGCCCGGCTCCAAGCCTGAATTGAAGCCGACCTCGAGCGCTTCCCCGGCCAAAAGGACCGCAAAGGCCGGTTCGCGTTCCGCGCGAAGAAAGCAGGCCGCCAAACCCACCCCCAGCGGCATTCGACTTTACGACCCCGATGGCAACCCCATCCAGTAG